From Miscanthus floridulus cultivar M001 unplaced genomic scaffold, ASM1932011v1 os_1366_1_2, whole genome shotgun sequence, a single genomic window includes:
- the LOC136533958 gene encoding SUMO-conjugating enzyme SCE1-like: MSGGIARGRLAEERKAWRKNHPHGFVARPETLADGSANLMVWNCTIPGKQGTDWESGYYPLTLHFSEDYPSKPPKCKFPQGFFHPNVYPSGTVCLSILNEDSGWRPAITVKQILVGIQDLLDQPNPADPAQTDGYHLFIQDPAEYKRRVRLQAKQYPALV; this comes from the exons atgTCGGGAGGAATCGCGCGCGGCCGCCTCGCCGAGGAGCGCAAGGCCTGGCGCAAGAACCACCCCCAC GGTTTCGTGGCGAGGCCAGAGACGCTAGCCGACGGGTCGGCGAACCTCATGGTCTGGAACTGTACCATCCCCGGCAAGCAGGGG ACTGATTGGGAAAGTGGGTACTACCCACTTACCCTTCATTTCAGTGAAGACTACCCAAGCAAGCCTCCCAAATGCAAGTTCCCACAGGGTTTTTTCCACCCAAATGTTTATCCTTCAGGAACAGTCTGCCTCTCAATTCTCAATGAGGATAGC GGTTGGAGACCTGCTATCACTGTTAAGCAGATTCTAGTTGGAATACAGGACTTGCTTGATCAGCCCAATCCCGCTGATCCTGCTCAGACTGATGGTTATCACCTATTCATCCAG GATCCAGCAGAATATAAGCGACGTGTTCGTCTGCAGGCCAAGCAATATCCTGCTCTGGTCTGA
- the LOC136533957 gene encoding uncharacterized protein, translated as MPPRPSLHSLLLMAASASSSAAASGGDLGLLFAARRRLPVAAASMAAAGGHRIRLLHSSPGRVPRRPEVACCVRSAPDARRYAPAPLRSRNVHSANYTALSEERLGQLIQKLKNEGINPKQWKLGNFQRMLCPQCNGGSKGKGDLSLSVYIRRDGMNATWNCFRSKCGWRGFIQPDGVTNISQGKTDIESETDQEVKAKKTANKVYRKVSEKDLNLEPLCEEVSKSTFDLMEALDAKVVATIMQKLDAVAGQVNDLSKKVDVMVEKLDAAAGQVDDLSKKVDAMVEKLDAVAGQVDDLSKKVDAKAEKLDAVAGQVGDLSKKVDAMDEKLNAPHCRQVMHACMGN; from the exons ATGCCGCCGCGGCCGTCCCTCCACTCGCTGCTCCTCATGGCCGCCTCCGCCTCGTCCTCCGCCGCCGCGTCCGGCGGGGACTTGGGCCTCCTCttcgccgcgcgccgccgcctcccCGTCGCCGCCGCGTCGATGGCCGCCGCTGGGGGACACCGCATCCGGCTGCTCCACTCCTCGCCGGGACGCGTCCCCAGGCGGCCCGAGGTGGCCTGCTGTGTGCGCAGCGCACCGGACGCGCGGCGGTACGCCCCCGCTCCCCTGCGCTCCAGGAACG TTCATTCGGCAAACTACACGGCTTTGTCTGAGGAGAGACTTGGGCAGCTCATTCAGAAGTTGAAAAACGAAGGTATTAATCCCAAGCAGTGGAAACTTGGAAATTTTCAGCGCATGTTGTGCCCACAG TGCAATGGTGGATCTAAGGGTAAGGGGGATTTGAGCCTCAGTGTCTACATCCGAAGGGACGG TATGAATGCAACATGGAACTGTTTTAGATCTAAATGTGGCTGGAGAGGTTTTATCCAG cCTGATGGAGTTACCAACATATCCCAAGGAAAGACTGACATAGAAAGTGAAACTGACCAAGAGGTTAAAGCTAAGAAGACGGCGAATAAGGTTTACAGAAAAGTCAGTGAAAAGGACCTCAATCTTGAGCCACTTTGTGAAGAG GTCTCCAAGTCCACATTTGACCTCATGGAAGCCCTGGATGCAAAGGTTGTTGCCACCATCATGCAGAAGCTTGACGCTGTGGCTGGGCAGGTCAACGACCTTAGTAAGAAGGTGGACGTCATGGTTGAGAAGCTTGACGCTGCGGCTGGGCAGGTTGACGACCTTAGTAAGAAGGTGGACGCCATGGTTGAGAAGCTTGACGCTGTGGCTGGGCAGGTCGACGACCTCAGTAAGAAGGTGGACGCCAAGGCTGAGAAGCTTGACGCTGTGGCTGGGCAGGTCGGCGACCTCAGTAAGAAGGTGGATGCTATGGATGAGAAGCTCAACGCCCCCCACTGCAGACAAGTGATGCATGCATGTATGGGCAATTAG
- the LOC136533961 gene encoding putative expansin-A30, whose translation MASPSTGTAFLALVIIALLCAATTANARFRAMQWTPAHATFYGDETAAETMGGACGYGNLYATGYGTDTAALSTTLFKDGYGCGTCYQIRCTGSPWCYSGSPVITVTATNLCPPNWAQDSNNGGWCNPPRTHFDLSKPAFMKMAQWRAGIVPVMYRRVPCVRRGGLRFALQGNPYWLLAYVMNVGGAGDVVEMWVKTGASSAWIRMSHNWGAAYQAFAQLGGQALSFKVTSYTTRQTIVATDVAPANWCLGLTYEARVNFS comes from the exons ATGGCTTCTCCCTCCACAGGCACAGCCTTCTTGGCCCTTGTCATCATCGCCTTGCTATGTGCGGCCACCACGGCGAACGCGAGGTTCAGGGCGATGCAGTGGACGCCGGCGCACGCCACGTTCTACGGCGACGAGACCGCAGCGGAGACCATGG GTGGGGCGTGCGGGTACGGCAACCTGTACGCGACCGGGTACGGCACGGACACGGCGGCGCTGAGCACGACGCTGTTCAAGGACGGGTACGGGTGCGGGACGTGCTACCAGATCCGGTGCACGGGGTCCCCCTGGTGCTACAGCGGCTCGCCGGTGATCACGGTGACGGCCACCAACCTGTGCCCGCCCAACTGGGCGCAGGACTCCAACAACGGCGGGTGGTGCAACCCGCCCCGCACCCACTTCGACCTCTCCAAGCCGGCCTTCATGAAGATGGCGCAGTGGCGCGCGGGCATCGTGCCCGTCATGTACCGCCGGGTGCCCTGCGTGCGCAGGGGCGGCCTCCGCTTCGCGCTCCAGGGGAACCCCTACTGGCTGCTGGCGTACGTGATGAACGTCGGCGGCGCCGGCGACGTCGTCGAGATGTGGGTCAAGACCGGCGCCTCCAGCGCGTGGATACGGATGAGCCATAACTGGGGCGCCGCGTACCAGGCGTTCGCGCAGCTCGGAGGTCAGGCGCTCAGCTTCAAGGTCACCTCCTACACCACCCGGCAGACCATCGTCGCCACCGACGTCGCGCCGGCCAACTGGTGCCTCGGGCTCACGTACGAGGCCCGCGTGAACTTCTCCTGA